One stretch of Tepiditoga spiralis DNA includes these proteins:
- the metG gene encoding methionine--tRNA ligase, with the protein MKKFYVTTPIYYVNSEPHIGSAYTTIVADIVARYKRMMGYDVFFLTGTDEHGQKVMQSAELKGISPKEFADELSNKFRVLWEEMGITNDYFVRTTDEQHEKTVQKIVKKLKDNGDIYKGKYEGNYCISCESFFNDDEVILKDGKKLCPDCGKELKWVEEENYFFKLSKYNDALLKLYEENPEFVEPEFRKNEMLSLLKKGLNDISITRTTFNWGIPVPDDPKHVVYVWVDALINYISAIGYEESEKFKKYWPADVHFIGKEINRFHSLIWPAILMAANIELPKKIFAHGWLTVNGEKISKSKGNAVDPRILMNAYGKDAIRYYLLRDITFGRDGDFSEDNLITRYNADLANDLSNLVHRTLSMLDKYFDGIILEPDKIEKVDDELHTLIEKNSKKYFEFMDKYQFTHALEALWEIIRFSNKYIDLTEPWKLGKDESKKDRLSTVMYNLADSIRNISILVSPIMPETSEKILKKLNYNKDHINFENIKNGGLHTGVKISRGEPVFQRLDMEKWEKVIKTNNEIKEEKNNENVIELIEINDFKKVQLKVAKVITAEPIPKSKKLLKLMLNDGSKENRQILAGISKFYKPEDLIGKNIIIVANLKPAKLMGQISNGMLLAAKNGDDLTILTTDKNIEPGSIIS; encoded by the coding sequence ATGAAAAAATTTTATGTAACTACTCCTATTTATTATGTTAATTCAGAACCGCATATAGGTTCTGCTTATACTACAATAGTGGCTGATATAGTGGCAAGATACAAAAGGATGATGGGCTATGATGTTTTCTTTTTAACTGGAACAGATGAACATGGTCAGAAAGTAATGCAATCTGCAGAATTAAAAGGCATTTCTCCAAAAGAATTTGCTGATGAACTTTCAAATAAATTTAGAGTATTGTGGGAAGAAATGGGAATAACTAACGATTATTTTGTTAGAACTACTGATGAACAGCATGAAAAAACTGTTCAAAAAATAGTAAAAAAATTAAAGGATAACGGAGATATTTATAAGGGAAAATATGAAGGGAATTATTGTATTTCCTGTGAATCTTTTTTTAATGATGATGAAGTTATTTTAAAAGATGGAAAAAAACTTTGTCCAGACTGTGGAAAAGAATTAAAATGGGTTGAAGAAGAAAATTATTTTTTTAAACTTTCAAAATACAATGATGCTTTATTAAAACTTTATGAAGAAAATCCGGAATTTGTAGAACCTGAATTTAGAAAAAATGAAATGCTTTCTTTATTAAAGAAAGGTTTAAATGATATAAGTATTACAAGAACAACTTTTAATTGGGGAATTCCTGTCCCAGATGATCCAAAGCACGTTGTTTATGTTTGGGTAGATGCTTTAATTAATTATATAAGTGCTATTGGTTATGAGGAAAGTGAAAAGTTTAAAAAATATTGGCCAGCCGATGTTCATTTTATTGGAAAGGAAATAAACAGATTTCATTCATTAATATGGCCAGCTATTTTAATGGCTGCAAATATTGAATTACCTAAAAAAATATTTGCACATGGATGGTTAACAGTAAATGGAGAAAAAATTTCAAAATCTAAAGGTAATGCAGTTGATCCAAGAATCTTAATGAATGCTTATGGAAAAGATGCAATAAGGTATTATTTGTTAAGGGATATAACGTTTGGAAGAGATGGTGATTTTTCTGAAGATAATTTAATAACAAGATATAATGCAGATCTTGCAAATGATTTGAGCAATCTTGTGCACAGAACTCTTTCAATGTTAGATAAATATTTTGATGGTATTATATTAGAACCTGATAAAATAGAAAAAGTAGATGATGAACTTCATACTTTAATAGAAAAAAATTCAAAAAAATACTTTGAATTTATGGATAAATATCAATTTACCCATGCTCTTGAAGCTTTGTGGGAAATTATAAGGTTCTCAAATAAATATATTGATTTAACAGAACCATGGAAACTTGGAAAAGATGAAAGTAAAAAAGATAGACTTTCTACGGTTATGTATAATTTAGCAGATTCAATTAGAAATATAAGTATATTAGTTTCACCAATAATGCCTGAAACATCTGAAAAAATATTAAAAAAATTAAATTATAATAAAGATCATATAAACTTTGAAAATATAAAAAATGGTGGATTGCACACGGGAGTAAAAATAAGTAGAGGTGAACCTGTTTTCCAAAGATTGGATATGGAAAAATGGGAAAAGGTAATAAAAACAAATAATGAAATAAAAGAAGAAAAAAATAATGAAAATGTAATAGAATTGATTGAAATAAATGATTTTAAAAAAGTTCAATTAAAAGTTGCAAAGGTAATAACTGCTGAACCAATCCCAAAATCAAAAAAATTATTAAAATTAATGTTAAATGATGGAAGTAAAGAGAATAGACAGATTCTTGCTGGAATTTCTAAGTTTTATAAACCTGAAGATCTTATAGGAAAAAATATAATAATAGTAGCTAATTTAAAACCAGCAAAATTAATGGGACAGATATCAAATGGTATGCTGCTTGCTGCAAAAAATGGAGATGATTTAACGATTCTAACAACTGATAAAAATATAGAACCAGGATCGATAATATCTTAA
- the cobO gene encoding cob(I)yrinic acid a,c-diamide adenosyltransferase has protein sequence MFVHVYTGNGKGKTTAALGLALRAIGAGKKVFIGQFVKNMDYSEINSLKLLPNNKIEKYGVSCFIDRNPEKKDYEAAKNGLKRIKEILSTNEYDIVVLDEINIAMYFKLISVEEVLKVLKERNKNIEVILTGRYAPKELIEYADLVSDIKEVKHYYNKGILSRKGIDK, from the coding sequence ATGTTTGTGCATGTATATACTGGAAATGGAAAAGGAAAAACAACAGCTGCTTTAGGGTTAGCTTTAAGAGCAATAGGTGCTGGTAAAAAAGTTTTTATTGGTCAATTTGTAAAAAATATGGATTATTCAGAAATAAACTCTTTAAAGCTACTTCCAAATAATAAAATTGAAAAGTATGGCGTTTCTTGTTTTATTGATAGAAATCCAGAAAAAAAAGACTATGAAGCAGCAAAAAATGGTTTGAAAAGAATTAAAGAAATTTTAAGTACAAATGAATATGATATAGTTGTTTTAGATGAAATCAATATAGCTATGTATTTTAAATTAATATCAGTAGAGGAAGTATTAAAGGTGTTAAAAGAAAGAAATAAAAATATAGAAGTAATATTAACTGGTCGTTATGCACCAAAAGAATTAATTGAGTATGCAGACTTAGTTAGTGATATAAAAGAAGTTAAACACTATTATAATAAAGGAATTTTATCAAGAAAAGGAATAGATAAATAA